From a region of the Chitinophaga caseinilytica genome:
- a CDS encoding M1 family metallopeptidase produces MRYALLAGALLAAACQSPETKDQTADTPPARDLHTLSNADSIRIRHLDLDIRVDFAAHRIEGSAAWHFANPDGLSVLRLDTDGLTIDSVTAGGRKVPHTLDSAVAFLGHRLNVPIEKSDTLVRIWYKTATTATALQWLEPAQTLGKKQPFLYTQSEPTYARTWIPGPDGPGIRFTYTARVTVPKDLMALMSAENPRQKNDSGVYHFRMDQPVPAYLMALGVGDVAYRAIDGRTGVYTEPAMLDRAHYEFAEVGKMVTTAEGLYGPYRWGVYDVLVLPPGFPLGGMENPRLTFATPTIIAGDRSLVSLIAHELAHSWSGNLVTNATWDDFWLNEGFTVYFERRIMEAMMGADYADMLWELGYQDMQETVNDLGKDSRDTWLKLDLKGRSAEDGLTDVAYEKGAHFLRRVEEEVGRQKIDSFLYKYFNSHAFKTMSTEQFLEYFNAELMKGDTALVSKIRVKDWVYGPGIPDNCPRVPQARFGKVDAEREKFLKGDAAGGLQTKGWTSHEWLHFLRKMPKPLQLAQMQQLDGAFRFTQTGNSEVANQWFIMSVAAGYKPAFGNMEKFLSEVGRRKFLTPLYSEMMKSPEGTAMARSIYGKYRGNYHPLAQETLDKIIKK; encoded by the coding sequence ATGAGATATGCATTGCTGGCAGGGGCGCTCCTCGCCGCCGCCTGCCAATCCCCGGAAACCAAAGATCAAACCGCGGACACGCCGCCGGCCAGGGACCTCCATACCCTGTCGAACGCCGACAGCATCCGGATCCGCCACCTCGACCTCGACATCCGGGTGGATTTTGCCGCGCACCGTATCGAAGGTTCGGCGGCCTGGCATTTCGCCAATCCCGACGGCCTTTCCGTGCTCCGCCTCGATACCGACGGCCTCACGATCGACAGCGTGACCGCCGGCGGCCGCAAAGTGCCGCACACGCTGGATTCCGCTGTTGCGTTCCTCGGCCATCGCCTGAACGTGCCCATCGAAAAATCCGATACGCTCGTGCGCATTTGGTACAAAACCGCCACCACGGCCACGGCGCTGCAATGGCTGGAACCCGCGCAGACCCTGGGCAAGAAACAACCGTTCCTCTATACGCAGTCGGAACCCACCTATGCCCGCACCTGGATTCCCGGCCCCGACGGCCCCGGTATCCGCTTTACGTACACCGCGCGCGTGACCGTTCCCAAAGACCTCATGGCCCTCATGAGCGCCGAAAACCCGCGCCAGAAGAACGATAGCGGGGTGTATCATTTCCGGATGGACCAGCCCGTTCCGGCGTACCTCATGGCGCTGGGCGTGGGAGATGTGGCGTATCGCGCCATAGACGGGCGCACCGGCGTGTATACCGAGCCGGCGATGCTGGACAGGGCGCATTACGAATTCGCGGAAGTCGGCAAAATGGTGACCACGGCCGAGGGGCTGTACGGGCCCTACCGCTGGGGCGTATACGACGTATTGGTGCTGCCTCCCGGCTTCCCGCTGGGTGGCATGGAAAACCCGCGCCTCACCTTCGCAACGCCTACGATCATTGCGGGAGACCGCTCGCTGGTGTCGCTCATCGCGCATGAACTGGCGCATAGCTGGAGCGGCAACCTCGTGACCAACGCCACCTGGGACGATTTCTGGCTCAACGAAGGGTTTACCGTCTACTTCGAGCGCCGGATCATGGAAGCCATGATGGGCGCCGATTACGCCGATATGTTGTGGGAACTGGGGTACCAGGATATGCAGGAAACCGTGAACGACCTCGGCAAAGACAGCCGCGACACCTGGCTGAAGCTCGACCTGAAAGGGCGCAGCGCGGAAGACGGGCTCACGGACGTTGCATATGAAAAAGGCGCGCATTTCCTCCGCCGTGTCGAAGAAGAAGTGGGAAGGCAGAAAATCGATTCGTTCCTGTATAAATATTTCAATTCGCATGCGTTCAAAACCATGTCTACCGAGCAATTCCTCGAATATTTCAACGCAGAACTGATGAAAGGGGATACGGCGCTGGTGAGTAAGATCCGGGTGAAGGACTGGGTCTATGGCCCGGGGATCCCGGATAATTGCCCGCGCGTGCCGCAAGCCCGGTTCGGGAAGGTGGATGCGGAAAGGGAGAAATTCCTCAAAGGCGATGCCGCGGGTGGATTGCAAACGAAGGGCTGGACGTCCCACGAATGGCTGCATTTCCTCCGCAAAATGCCGAAACCTTTGCAGCTGGCGCAGATGCAGCAGTTGGACGGGGCATTCCGGTTCACCCAAACCGGCAACAGTGAGGTGGCGAACCAGTGGTTCATCATGTCGGTTGCGGCGGGGTATAAGCCGGCTTTCGGGAATATGGAAAAGTTCCTCAGCGAGGTGGGGCGCCGCAAATTCCTCACGCCGCTGTATTCGGAGATGATGAAGTCGCCGGAAGGTACGGCCATGGCGCGTTCCATTTACGGTAAATACCGCGGTAACTATCATCCGCTGGCGCAGGAAACGCTGGACAAGATCATCAAAAAGTAA
- a CDS encoding RNA polymerase sigma-70 factor: MPAHRNTEQEWLERIALGDQEAFRLVFQQHYKALCYYAGTIVDDWQEAEDLIQEVFSRLWDKRPVFPNAAALRSWLYVSVRNACLNHLKLKERQQSRDRDYAYLAGDALPDTGAFDPRLAETEIIASLYREIDELPTQCRRIFKMSYLEGKKNEEIAGELSISYNTVRTQKLRALKLIRAALLKRDLLPVFYAWLAFTRHFH; encoded by the coding sequence TTGCCTGCGCATCGAAATACGGAACAGGAATGGCTGGAGCGGATAGCCCTGGGAGATCAGGAAGCTTTCAGATTAGTTTTTCAGCAGCATTATAAGGCGCTTTGCTATTATGCCGGCACTATCGTGGACGACTGGCAGGAAGCGGAAGACCTTATACAGGAAGTGTTTTCCCGGCTGTGGGATAAAAGGCCGGTGTTCCCCAACGCCGCCGCGCTCCGCTCCTGGCTGTACGTGTCTGTCCGCAACGCATGCCTCAATCATCTCAAACTAAAGGAAAGGCAGCAATCGCGCGATAGAGACTATGCTTACCTTGCCGGCGACGCTCTTCCCGACACGGGCGCTTTCGACCCGCGGCTGGCCGAGACCGAGATCATCGCCAGTCTGTACCGGGAGATCGATGAGTTGCCCACTCAATGCCGGCGTATCTTCAAGATGAGTTACCTGGAAGGGAAGAAAAACGAGGAGATCGCCGGGGAGCTGTCCATTTCCTACAACACCGTCCGTACCCAGAAGCTCCGCGCCCTGAAACTCATCCGCGCGGCTCTTCTCAAACGCGATCTCCTGCCCGTATTCTACGCCTGGCTGGCGTTTACCCGGCACTTCCATTAG